The Vibrio sp. 16 genome segment CACATAAGCGGCGACTTTGGGTTTTGGTAGGTGTTTTAAACAGGTTTGGCTTATACCAGCTCTGCTTTCTCTGCGATGAGTTTATCAACCACGCTTGGATCGGCGAGCGTTGAGGTATCTCCTAAGTTACTGGTATCGCCCGTCGCAATCTTACGCAGAATACGACGCATGATTTTACCTGAACGCGTCTTCGGTAGAGAGTCCGTCCAGTGCAGCACGTCTGGCGTTGCGATTGGGCCAATCTCTTTACGTACCCAGTTTTTCACTTCTGCGTGCAGTTCTGCGCTTGGAAATTCACCATCATTAAGCGTGATGTAAGCGTAGATAGCCTGACCTTTGATATCGTGTGGGATACCGACAATCGCAGCTTCGGCAATCTTATCGTGTGCAACCAGTGCTGATTCGATTTCAGCAGTACCCATGCGGTGGCCCGATACGTTTAGAACGTCATCAACACGGCCTGTGATCCAGTAGTAACCATCTTCATCACGTCGAGCGCCATCACTGGTGAAGTACATGCCTTTAAAGGTAGAGAAGTAAGTTTGTTCAAAGCGGTCATGGTCACCGTAAACCGTACGCATTTGACCTGGCCATGAATCTAGAATCACTAGGTTGCCGTCTGTTGCGCCTTCAATGATGTTACCCATGTTATCAACAAGCGCTGGCTGAACACCGAAGAATGGACGCGTTGCCGAACCTGGTTTTAGATCCGTCGCACCTGGAAGTGGGGCGATTAGGATGCCGCCAGTTTCGGTTTGCCACCAAGTGTCAACGATTGGAGAGTTTTCATTACCGATGGTCTTGTAGTACCACTCCCACGCTTCTGGGTTAATCGGTTCGCCCACTGAGCCCATGATACGTAGGCTGCTACGAGAGGTGCCTTCCACTGCTTCGTTACCTTTCGCCATTAATGCACGAATAGCGGTTGGCGCTGTGTAAAGGATATTCACTTGGTGCTTGTCGACCACTTGGCTCATACGGTTGGTGCTTGGGTAGTTTGGCACACCTTCAAATAGAATGGTCTTCGCGCCGTTTGCCAATGGACCGTAGATTAGGTAAGTGTGGCCAGTAATCCAACCCACATCTGCAGTACACCAGAAGGTTTCCCCTGGTTGGTAGTCAAAGACGTATTTGAACGTCATTGCTGCATACACTAGGTAGCCGCCTGTGGTGTGAAGTACGCCTTTTGGTTTGCCTGTTGAGCCTGACGTGTAAAGGATAAATAGCGGGTCTTCGGCTTTCATCTCTTCTGGTGGGCAGTCTGAAGAGACGTTTGCTGTCGCTTCATGCCACCAAACATCACGGTGTTCGTGCCAGTCGATGTCACCACCGGTGCGCTTCATTACGATCACTTTTTCGATGGTCTTCACTTCTGGGTTAGTCAGTGCTTCATCAACGTTTTTCTTCAGTGGTACCGCGCGACCACCACGAACGCCTTCGTCTGCGGTGATGACGACTTTCGCATCTGAATCGATGATACGGCCTGACAGGGCTTCCGGAGAGAAACCACCAAATACCACAGTGTGGACTGCGCCGATTCGAGTACAAGCAAGCATGGCAACGGCAGCTTCAGTTACCATTGGCATGTAAAGACACACCACGTCTCCTTTGCGAACGCCTTGCTCTTTCAGTGCGTTAGCAAACTGACACACTTCTTTGTGCAGTTCTTTGAAAGTGAGTGTGCTGTCATCACTTGGATCGTCACCTTCCCAAATGATGGCAACGTCATCACCCCGCTCGGCTAGGTGGCGGTCAATACAGTTAGCAGAAACATTGAGTGTGCCATCTTCAAACCAGCGGATATCAACGTGGCCTGTGTCGAAAGAGGTATTCTTTACTTTGGTGAAAGGCTTCATCCAATCGACGATTTTTCCGTGCTCGCTCCAGAAGCCGACAGGATCAGTGACCGATTGTTGGTACATAGCTTGGTAAGTATCGTTATCCGCGTGGGTATTTTTTTTGATGTTTTCTTTTACCGGATAGATATGGGCTTCACTCATTGCTTTTCTCCTTGTGCTTAATTCATTTGAATCGAGCAAGTGTCCGTTTTAAACGATAAGGTCACTCGACCCTGACGTTGTAAATTCCCTATGGCTATAACTTTCAATCACAGGCTGAGATTCGACAATTAGACTTTAGGATGAGAGAGAGACTTATGCTTAAAAATTAAGGAATTAAAACGCAAATTGAGAACTCGGTCGTATGATAATTTATCTGACGTAAGGCAAATTTAGGCTAGGAAGATCACCTTTTGTTAAGCGAACAAAGACCAAGGCTGCGGAAATCGCGTCTTGCAGAGCGTCATGTTTATCCTGTATTGGTAAGTCCAGGTGCTTGCAAATGGCATCCAGACTCAAGTCAAAATACGCATTGGGTAAATGGCGTTCGAGTTTGTCGTGATAAATCTGGCTCACTTCAATCAGCGGGTTGGGGAGGGGAAACCCAAGGTGGCGGCGACAGGCTAAATCGAGAATTTTTTTATCATAACGGATGTGATAGCCCACTAAAGGGCGATTGCCAACAAACTCGAGTAATTTAATCAGAGCCTGCTTTTCATCGAGCCCATCGACCAAATCTTGATGGCGCATTTGATGAATCTTGACTGAGCTAGAGTCCAACGATTGAGGCGCTCGTAGCCTCACTTCAAAGGGGCGGCTGGTTATGATGCGGTTATCAATAATCTTGGTGGCAGCAATGGTCACCAACTCAGCTCGATTGGGATCTAAGCTAGTGGTTTCGCAGTCTAACGATACATACTCGCCTTTTTGTAGCGTGCCAAACAGCGGGCGATAGGGCGAGCCTTTCAACTTGAGATACCAATAACGACGCTGAAGCCAGTTCATCGCGGCCTCCCTTAATCCCGTATCTGATAATGATAGCCAAGAAACTGCTTGAACTTCTTAACCACGTGAAAACTATGACGCAGCAGATCGCGCTCGGTGCGTTCAAGCTGTGTTAAATCGATTCGATTACTGCTGTGTTGATTGGCCAGCTGCTGACCAAGACGTAATTTAAAAAACAACTTGAGCGCTTCGTTAAGGTTATCGGCGGTATCATGTTCGAGAATGCGTTTGTGTCGCAATGCTTCAATACGATCAAAGGTATTGCTCTCTTCGATGCCGTATTCGAGAGCCAACGTGCGCACGCCGTGGACGATAGGAAAAATGCCGCCACTTTTTAAATCGACCCCTTGCTTGTCCTTTTTTACGTTGCCAAACAGAGTGAGGGGCAAAGAGAATTGCAACGCTGGTCGACAGAAGTCTTGCAGTGCCAACATATTGTTAAGCATCAATTCTCGAAGGTGGTGTCTTACTGGGGTAAGCAGCTCTTTGTTCCCCGCGACGGCGTGAGCATCGGTAAAGATCGCCAGATCCATCACCTGCTCAGATGAGGTGGGTTTGGACCACTTGGTGAGCACTTTTTTCCAATCCGTTTGGCTCTTGACCCATTTGGGGTTGTTGACCATGACGTTGCCGGGGCAGAGTGGGTAGCCTAGCTGTTGCAGTGTGTGCGTCAGTTGATCCATCACCTTTTCACATTGGTGCCAATGCAAACCATCTTTGATGATTAGAGCGTTGTCTTGATCGGTTTTTAGGATTTGTTCTCCACGCCCTTCTGAGCCTAGAACGACCAAACAACAGTGGTCGTGAAGGGCAGGAGGAACAATCAGTTCAAAGGCTTTTTCGATGATTTGCTCATTGACCGCAGAGATAAGCTCCATGATAAATCGGGTGCGGATGCCGTTGCTTAATAGGCTATCGACCAATTGACGTTGGCGGTTTGAGGCCATCGCCAACTCTTCTACGCTGGATGAGCGAGCGATACTCAACGTCAGGACATGGGAGTGGGTTGAGAACGCACTCAATATTTGCGTCATGTCCAACATGCCCACCGCTTCTTTGCCGTCAGCGACCATGACTCGCTTCATGCGATTTCGCGTCATTTTGATCATGGCGTTGAAGAGAAAGTCACCGTCGTCGATGTGCACCACAGGGAAAGTGGCAATGCGCCCAACGGGGGTATCTAACGGATGCTCATCGAGCATCACCGCATGCAGCATGTTAGTGCGTGTGACGATGCCATAAGGCAGATTGTGTGGGTCATCCAATAAGCGAATGTCGTCGTCATGCAGTCTGACCAATGCGGAGTCCAAGCCGTTCTCTTTTAAGGTTTTGGTGACTTCATTCAATGGTTGTTCTGGCTGCAAAATCATTGGTGGGTGGTAAATGCCACGGTCGACTTTGGTCAGGATAAACTCGGCTAAGTTTTGTTGCTGTTGTGCCGCTTCAATCAGTTCTTGCCGTTTGGCGAGGTTGGTATCGAAGTAGGCAGCAAATTGGCCGTTTTCATTATAGAGCTCAAGAAAAACCGACTTAGGTAACAAGTAGACGAGGGTATCTTCAAGGGCGACATAATGATGCTTGGCTTGCCCCTCAAATAAGGCGCGCACATCAAATAAGTCGTCATTCGCGTAGTGAGCAAAGATCTCTTGGCCATCCTCGCTTTGCTCTTCAACCGCCCCTTTGATCAATATATAGAGATGCTGACTGTCACTGTTGGCCTTCAAAATGACCTCTTTTTCGCGAAAGTAAGCCACATCTAGTGAGGCGCGCAGTGAGGTTTGTTGTTTCTCATCTAAGCGATCAAACGGTGGGGATTGCATGTTAAATTTGTCTGGCATGAGCGACCTACAAGTGTGCAAGAGACCATAGAGTAAGTGTGCCTGATCTGGTTGGATTCGCCAGACGACTTTGGTCGAATTGGGTTAAACGCTGTTTTTCAGGGCTAGCCAGTTGGACAATAAGGGAAAAGGTAATGGGAATAATCTTCCCTTTTAACTGGGGTAACAACGTGGATAATAGGGTTTCTGTTCTTTAGCAATCCGAGGTAACGATGCTGACCCCTACCCCCTACGGCTGGATATCCCAGTATTTTGTTGGTTTTTTCTTTGCGTATGGTGTCTATTTGCCGTTTTGGGCCTTGTGGTTTGAAGAGCAGGGCGTCTCTCCGACCGATATTGGTCTTTTGGTTGGTATTGGTTTCGCGACCCGCTGCGTCGCTAACTTAGTGTTGACGCCGCGACTTCATAAAGTCGAACATTTAATGCCAGCATTACGTTGGTTAAGTTTTGCCTCGTTACTCTTTATTGCATTCCATTTCTTCACTGGCGGCAGCTTCTGGATGATGGCGCTGGCGACGGTGCTATTTAATCTCTGCTGTGGTCCGGTTGTCCCGCTGTCCGATGCGATGGCGAATTACTACTCTCGCTTGAAGATGCTTGATTATGGTCGCACTCGTTTGTGGGGCTCGATTGCGTTTATTGCAGGGTCGACCGTGGTGGGCTTTTTAGTGGCTCAATATGGCAGCGATATGATTCTGTTTACCGCATTGGCGGGGATAGCAGCGGCGCTTATCTTCTCGATGCGTCGCATCAACCCAATGCCCGTAACGGAAGTTGAAGAACATACTGAAAGACCCAAGTTGATGGACTTGCTTCGTGAAGGGCCGGTCGTCAAGTTTCTTGTCTTGGTCGCATTGATTCAAGGCAGTCACGCGGCGTATTACAGTTTCAGTTCCATTTATTGGAAAGAAGCGGGCTACTCGGAAGATATTATCGGCTACTTGTGGAGCCTAGGTGTGGTCTCTGAAGTGGCAATCTTCGCACTGAGTAAGCGTTTGTTCGCAGGGTGGACACTGCGTGCGTTGTTTGTGGTGGCCGCTATTGGCGTTATTGTGCGTTGGGGCTTAACGGCATCAACGACGATACTGTTGGCGCTGGTGTTGATCCAGCTGTTGCATGGCGTGACGTTTGCGATTGGCCACATTGCCGCCATCCAATACATCCAAGATTCAGAGCCACGCAAAATGGTGGCGTTGCAGGCGCTGTATAACGCGATTCCTTTGGGCGCCTTTATTGCGTTAATGACGACGCTAAGTGGTTGGGGTTACGAGCATTGGGGGGCGAATGTCTTCTGGGCGATGGCTGCAATGGGTGTACTGGCGTTGTTTATTCGTGTTGAACCTAAGGTGAAATCGCCACGCAAGGTTATGGAGCCTGAACCACAGAATTAACCCTGTCTGATTGAGTTCAGTAGATATCCTTAGTTAAATGAAGGCTCTCCATGATGGAGGGCTTTTTTATTGATGATAAAAAGAGAATCGACGATTCGATAAGGATATCTGATGCAAGGTTGGTTGGTGATCTTAGTGTCGCTGCTGTATCTAGGGCTATTGTTTCTCATTGCCTGGTACGGTGACAAGCAGACGAAGTGGTTGGCAAAATGGCGACCATGGATTTATAGCTTGTCGATTGCGGTTTATTGTACTTCTTGGACCTTCTATGGCACGGTCGGGCAAGCGAGTAATAACCCTTGGTCTTTTCTGCCCATTTATATCGCCCCGATTATTGTGTTTACCCTCGGATGGCGAATACTTGCGCGTTTGATCATCACCGCAAAACGCGAACACATTACCTCAATCGCCGACTTTATTGCTGCCCGCTATGGTAAGTCGCAAGGGTTAGCGGTGGTCGTCACCTTAATTGCGGTCGCGGGTATCTTGCCGTACATCGCCCTTCAGTTACGCGGCATTACCATGGGGCTTGAGATCATCGCGCCAGATCTCGCGGACAATGTTTCCGGGCAAGGGTTTGATGTCTCTTGGTTTGTTGTCGCCGCATTAGCCATCTTCACTATGCTGTTTGGTACTCGTCATATTGATAACACCGAGCATCATCGCGGCATGATGATGGCCATCGCATTTGAATCTTTGCTTAAGTTAGTCGCCTTCTTAGTGGTGGGCTGCTTTATTCTCTATCTTGCGCTCAATCGCAGTGACATAGAATTGCTCGACATCGCCTCGCAAACCTATCAATCCCCTAACATCCCAACCTTGGTAATTCACACCTTGCTGACCATGATGGCGATCGTCTGTTTGCCGCGTCAATTTCATACTATGGTGGTGGAGAATGAACGAGCGCAAGACCTGCATACAGCACGTTGGTTGTTCCCTGCTTATTTGGTGTTGATGGGGCTGTTCGTTCTTCCTATTGCTTGGGTGGGGCAGAGCATGCTTTCTGGCGTCAGTGCCGACACTTATGTGATCAGTTTACCGATGGCTGTGGGGGCTCAAGACATTGCCTTACTCGCCTTCTTGGGCGGGACATCAGCGGCGAGTGGTATGGTGATCGTATCAACCATTGCGCTAGCGATTATGGTGTCGAACGATTTGGTAATGCCTCTGTTACTGCGCAGAATGCGATTGTCGCAGCGCAATCATCGTCATTTCTCAGGCTTGTTGCTGGTGATTCGTCGCGCTTTGATTTTACTCTTGTTGCTCGGCGCGTGGGGCTTTTATCAAGCTTTGGGCAATATTCACTCCTTGTCTGCGATTGGCTTTCTCTCTTTTGCTGCCATTACCCAGTTTGCGCCAGCCATCCTCGGCGGGATGTATTGGCGTCAGGGCAACCGAAAAGGCGCCTACGTTGGGCTTGGATTAGGGTTTACCATCTGGTTGATTACCCTAATGAGCCAAACCGACATGCTAGCCGGTGATGCCAGCAGCAACTTCTTATTGTGGGTCGTGACACCACCCGATCTATTAGAAAACGCCGGAATAAAAAGCTCCGATTGGGGCATTGTGCTCAGTGTGACCATCAACGCGATCAGCTATGTGTTGGTCTCTTTGGTTACTCGCTCAAGTTTGAGTGAGCGACTGCAGTCTGCCTCCTTTGTCGGTACACCGCTGCCGGAAAGTGAAAACATGAGTCTCTACCAAAGCCGAGTTACGGTCGGCGAATTGGAGATGCTTGCGTCTCGTTTTGTGGGCAGGCAGCGGGTGCGCAATGCCTTCAAGCAATATTGGATGCAGCAGCATGAAACCATGTTGCCGAATCAACAAGCGCCTTCCACCCTCATTCGCCATACAGAGCGAGTGTTGGCAGGCGTATTTGGCGCCTCGTCAGCAAAATTGGTACTTACGTCCGCTTTGCAAGGGCGCAATATGCAGTTGGAAGAGGTCGCAACCATTGTCGATGAAGCCTCTGAGCTGTATGACTTTAGTCGTGGGTTACTGCAAGGGGCGATTGAACACATTGGCCAAGGCATTGCGGTGGTTGATAAGCAGCTCAGGCTGGTGGCTTGGAACCAGCGTTATTTGGAGCTATTTACCTTTCCGACGGGATTGATTCAGGTTGGTCGGCCGATTGCGGATGTGATTCGACACAATGCACAACAAGGGCTCTGTGGTCCGGGCGATCCGGAAGAGCATGTGCGCCGCCGCGTGTATCACTTGGAGCAAGGCACGCGTCATACCTCATCACGTATTCGTCCTGATGGGCGAGTGATTGAAGTGCAAGGTAATCCGATGCCTGGTGGTGGATTCGTAATGAGCTTTACTGATATCACTGTATTTAGAGATGCAGAGCAGGCTCTAAAAGAAGCCAATGAATCCTTGGAGGAGCGTGTACACAAGCGGACTCAAGAACTGGAAAATCTCAATAAACAGCTTGTTGCTGCGACGCAACGTTCAGAGTTAGAGTCTCAATCGAAGTCTCGCTTTTTGGCTGCGGTGAGTCACGACTTAATGCAGCCGCTCAATGCTGCGCGTTTATTTGCATCGTCTTTGTCGGAAGTGGCGCAAGAAGAAGAGACCAAGAAACTCTCGCAACACATAGAGAGTGCGTTAGGTGCGGCGGAAGATTTGATTGGTGACTTGCTGGATATTTCACGTCTTGAATCTGGGAAGCTAGATGTTAACGTGCATGCCTTTGCGATCAATGATGTGCTGGCTAACCTCAATGCGGAATTTAGTGCGCTCGCTAAGCAGCAGGGGATTGATTTCGAAATGGTTCCGAGCCAGTTGATCGTTCAGTCAGACCCGAAACTGCTGCGTCGCGTGGTGCAAAACTTCTTAACCAATGCGTTTCGGTATAATCCAAAGGGTAAGGTGGTGCTTGGCGTACGTCGCGTCGATGGCCAAGCTCGGATTGAGGTTTGGGACAACGGTACGGGCATTGAGGAAGAGAAGCAGCAAGAGATCTTTGAAGAGTTTACACGCGGTAGCCAAGTGCGATCCGATCAAGGGTTGGGCTTAGGTTTAGCGATATCTAAGGGCATCGCGCATGTTCTCGGCCATCAGATTTCAATGCGCTCATGGCCGGGGCAAGGCAGTGTTTTTTCCATTACCTTAAAACGAGGATTGGAGGCGCTCGTCCAACCGCAAGCGCAACCTGCGGCCCCCGTTTCTGACTTAAGTCACTTGAAAGTGCTGTGTGTGGATAATGAAACGGACATCTTGGTCGGGATGGAGAATCTGCTCGCGCGTTGGGGCTGTGACGTACGCACTGCGACAGACATTGTAACGAGCTTGAAATCGATCGAAGACAATTGGCTTCCTGATGTGATTTTGTCGGACTATCGACTCGACAATGGTCGAACAGGCCTTGAGGTATTACAGCAGTGCCGATTGCGTCTGGGAGACAGCTTTGAAGGTGTGATCATCAGTGCTGACCGTACCAACGACATGATGGATGGCATTAAGTCGAATGGGTTTGCCTTTATACCCAAACCAGTGAAACCGTTAAAACTAAGAGCAATATTGAATCGAGTCTAAGGCTGGTTTCGGTTCTAGAATGATAAGTGCCGGTGCAGCAGATGAAAGCGCCCGCCATTGTGTGGGCGCTTTAACGCTTTGGGTTAGCCCTTATAGTTCTTTACGGCTTGGCTCAACACTTCATTCGCTACACCAGCGTCTTCTATCCCCTGCAGAACCATACCGCCGTCTTTGCCTTTGTAGTTGCTAAACCAAGTACCGACAATTTTAGATACACCATTAAACTCGCTATCCAATTGCGAAACCGACGTGATATCGGATAGTGGAGAACCTTCAGTCATGACAGCAAGTAGTTTGTCGTCTTGTTCGCCATCATCCAGCATCTTTAGTACGCCGATTAATCGAACTTCGGCGATAGAGCCTCGTGGTAAAGAGTGACCCAAGACGATGACATCAAGTGGATCTCCATCTCCGCCAAGTTCCTTCGGGAGTGCGGTGCTTGGAATCGCACCGTAGTTTGCTGGGTAGCCAAGGTAATTGACAATACGTGGTTTGCCCTTTTTGAATTCCCAAATCACTTGTGAGGTGTCGTCTTTGTTTATTTCCCACTTCTGGTTTGTACCCGTTGGAATCTCGATAATGGCATTGATCGTACCGCCAGAATTGATTGCCGGAATGGACATGAGATCGACGTTTGAAGTCAGGGTGTAAGTGTCAGTTTGAGTAACGGTGTAGTTATCTGCCGCTAGTACGGGGGAAGATGCAATAAGCAAAAAAGAAAGAAGTCGTTTTTTCATTGAATAGTCCTTTTCATAGAGTGTACGTAAATCTACGTCAGGACTATTTCAATTTTATTAACTCAACGAGAGTTCGTTATTCAGTAAATAAGGTCTCGTATTTCACAAAGGCGGTTTGAGTTTCGCCATAGTAGAGCGTGCCTTCGGCTTGAATCGCGACGCGGAGCCAACTTTCCGCTGAGGCAGGTTTGGGTAACGTAATGTACCAGTTTTGACCTGCTTGATCGGCTGAAACCATATCGATAGGTTGACCTGTTTGATCTTGGCTGTCGACCAATGAGAGTTTGATGCCCTCGAGTGGAAATTGAGACTTCAATGAGAGCTGTAGCTCAGATTGGGTGAGCTTTTCTGAACGAAACTGCACTTTAAATTCACCATTTTCCATTCCGCAAAGACCGCTGGTATATCGGCAGTTGGATTTGGCAATCAACTTATAGCTTTGCCCTTCTTTGGCTGCGTGAGGTTTCTCACTGACCGCCATATCAGCACCGAAATAGGCGATGATCGATAGAATTGGGGCGACTAATA includes the following:
- the acs gene encoding acetate--CoA ligase encodes the protein MSEAHIYPVKENIKKNTHADNDTYQAMYQQSVTDPVGFWSEHGKIVDWMKPFTKVKNTSFDTGHVDIRWFEDGTLNVSANCIDRHLAERGDDVAIIWEGDDPSDDSTLTFKELHKEVCQFANALKEQGVRKGDVVCLYMPMVTEAAVAMLACTRIGAVHTVVFGGFSPEALSGRIIDSDAKVVITADEGVRGGRAVPLKKNVDEALTNPEVKTIEKVIVMKRTGGDIDWHEHRDVWWHEATANVSSDCPPEEMKAEDPLFILYTSGSTGKPKGVLHTTGGYLVYAAMTFKYVFDYQPGETFWCTADVGWITGHTYLIYGPLANGAKTILFEGVPNYPSTNRMSQVVDKHQVNILYTAPTAIRALMAKGNEAVEGTSRSSLRIMGSVGEPINPEAWEWYYKTIGNENSPIVDTWWQTETGGILIAPLPGATDLKPGSATRPFFGVQPALVDNMGNIIEGATDGNLVILDSWPGQMRTVYGDHDRFEQTYFSTFKGMYFTSDGARRDEDGYYWITGRVDDVLNVSGHRMGTAEIESALVAHDKIAEAAIVGIPHDIKGQAIYAYITLNDGEFPSAELHAEVKNWVRKEIGPIATPDVLHWTDSLPKTRSGKIMRRILRKIATGDTSNLGDTSTLADPSVVDKLIAEKAELV
- a CDS encoding DUF294 nucleotidyltransferase-like domain-containing protein, producing MPDKFNMQSPPFDRLDEKQQTSLRASLDVAYFREKEVILKANSDSQHLYILIKGAVEEQSEDGQEIFAHYANDDLFDVRALFEGQAKHHYVALEDTLVYLLPKSVFLELYNENGQFAAYFDTNLAKRQELIEAAQQQQNLAEFILTKVDRGIYHPPMILQPEQPLNEVTKTLKENGLDSALVRLHDDDIRLLDDPHNLPYGIVTRTNMLHAVMLDEHPLDTPVGRIATFPVVHIDDGDFLFNAMIKMTRNRMKRVMVADGKEAVGMLDMTQILSAFSTHSHVLTLSIARSSSVEELAMASNRQRQLVDSLLSNGIRTRFIMELISAVNEQIIEKAFELIVPPALHDHCCLVVLGSEGRGEQILKTDQDNALIIKDGLHWHQCEKVMDQLTHTLQQLGYPLCPGNVMVNNPKWVKSQTDWKKVLTKWSKPTSSEQVMDLAIFTDAHAVAGNKELLTPVRHHLRELMLNNMLALQDFCRPALQFSLPLTLFGNVKKDKQGVDLKSGGIFPIVHGVRTLALEYGIEESNTFDRIEALRHKRILEHDTADNLNEALKLFFKLRLGQQLANQHSSNRIDLTQLERTERDLLRHSFHVVKKFKQFLGYHYQIRD
- a CDS encoding 3-phenylpropionate MFS transporter yields the protein MLTPTPYGWISQYFVGFFFAYGVYLPFWALWFEEQGVSPTDIGLLVGIGFATRCVANLVLTPRLHKVEHLMPALRWLSFASLLFIAFHFFTGGSFWMMALATVLFNLCCGPVVPLSDAMANYYSRLKMLDYGRTRLWGSIAFIAGSTVVGFLVAQYGSDMILFTALAGIAAALIFSMRRINPMPVTEVEEHTERPKLMDLLREGPVVKFLVLVALIQGSHAAYYSFSSIYWKEAGYSEDIIGYLWSLGVVSEVAIFALSKRLFAGWTLRALFVVAAIGVIVRWGLTASTTILLALVLIQLLHGVTFAIGHIAAIQYIQDSEPRKMVALQALYNAIPLGAFIALMTTLSGWGYEHWGANVFWAMAAMGVLALFIRVEPKVKSPRKVMEPEPQN
- a CDS encoding 3'-5' exonuclease, with protein sequence MNWLQRRYWYLKLKGSPYRPLFGTLQKGEYVSLDCETTSLDPNRAELVTIAATKIIDNRIITSRPFEVRLRAPQSLDSSSVKIHQMRHQDLVDGLDEKQALIKLLEFVGNRPLVGYHIRYDKKILDLACRRHLGFPLPNPLIEVSQIYHDKLERHLPNAYFDLSLDAICKHLDLPIQDKHDALQDAISAALVFVRLTKGDLPSLNLPYVR
- a CDS encoding PAS-domain containing protein; the protein is MQGWLVILVSLLYLGLLFLIAWYGDKQTKWLAKWRPWIYSLSIAVYCTSWTFYGTVGQASNNPWSFLPIYIAPIIVFTLGWRILARLIITAKREHITSIADFIAARYGKSQGLAVVVTLIAVAGILPYIALQLRGITMGLEIIAPDLADNVSGQGFDVSWFVVAALAIFTMLFGTRHIDNTEHHRGMMMAIAFESLLKLVAFLVVGCFILYLALNRSDIELLDIASQTYQSPNIPTLVIHTLLTMMAIVCLPRQFHTMVVENERAQDLHTARWLFPAYLVLMGLFVLPIAWVGQSMLSGVSADTYVISLPMAVGAQDIALLAFLGGTSAASGMVIVSTIALAIMVSNDLVMPLLLRRMRLSQRNHRHFSGLLLVIRRALILLLLLGAWGFYQALGNIHSLSAIGFLSFAAITQFAPAILGGMYWRQGNRKGAYVGLGLGFTIWLITLMSQTDMLAGDASSNFLLWVVTPPDLLENAGIKSSDWGIVLSVTINAISYVLVSLVTRSSLSERLQSASFVGTPLPESENMSLYQSRVTVGELEMLASRFVGRQRVRNAFKQYWMQQHETMLPNQQAPSTLIRHTERVLAGVFGASSAKLVLTSALQGRNMQLEEVATIVDEASELYDFSRGLLQGAIEHIGQGIAVVDKQLRLVAWNQRYLELFTFPTGLIQVGRPIADVIRHNAQQGLCGPGDPEEHVRRRVYHLEQGTRHTSSRIRPDGRVIEVQGNPMPGGGFVMSFTDITVFRDAEQALKEANESLEERVHKRTQELENLNKQLVAATQRSELESQSKSRFLAAVSHDLMQPLNAARLFASSLSEVAQEEETKKLSQHIESALGAAEDLIGDLLDISRLESGKLDVNVHAFAINDVLANLNAEFSALAKQQGIDFEMVPSQLIVQSDPKLLRRVVQNFLTNAFRYNPKGKVVLGVRRVDGQARIEVWDNGTGIEEEKQQEIFEEFTRGSQVRSDQGLGLGLAISKGIAHVLGHQISMRSWPGQGSVFSITLKRGLEALVQPQAQPAAPVSDLSHLKVLCVDNETDILVGMENLLARWGCDVRTATDIVTSLKSIEDNWLPDVILSDYRLDNGRTGLEVLQQCRLRLGDSFEGVIISADRTNDMMDGIKSNGFAFIPKPVKPLKLRAILNRV
- a CDS encoding inorganic diphosphatase, whose product is MKKRLLSFLLIASSPVLAADNYTVTQTDTYTLTSNVDLMSIPAINSGGTINAIIEIPTGTNQKWEINKDDTSQVIWEFKKGKPRIVNYLGYPANYGAIPSTALPKELGGDGDPLDVIVLGHSLPRGSIAEVRLIGVLKMLDDGEQDDKLLAVMTEGSPLSDITSVSQLDSEFNGVSKIVGTWFSNYKGKDGGMVLQGIEDAGVANEVLSQAVKNYKG